The stretch of DNA TCTGAATTGTATTAAGAAAAACTACTAGGAAAGTATTGTTGAAATTTTGCTAGTAGGTCTTTggtccaaagcccaactaaaattctgaattcTCTTggtccattcatgcacacatgtgagtgcagtgagtgagactaaagtttagtcccacctcgaaaGTTGAGAGAGTTGCACCTTTTTATAAGGTGagttcttctaccacttgtatgagcatgagaagaggagacctacacgcgcgctcctcctcctcgctcgccttgccagacgtctaccctagccgccgccgcttcgtatggtttttcatcaccgttccagatcattgcgccgtcaagcaagtcttctccatcccgtcaatctgttcatctactatgctagttcgcatgactaGTTTAATATCTGCTATTGCTGTCATGATTTATCTTATGttcattcggattaaatctcgtagtaatttactCATATTTTCAACAAGTATCAAGTATATAGGAGCAAACGTGTTCCGTGGCTTCCTCAACACGTCACATTCCAGCCCTCCACCCTCGGCAAGCAAAAGCCCGGGCGGCTGGATACGACGTTCATTATCTGCTCCAAAAAATTTAATAAGTAGATAACGATACCACACATGCATTTACCGATCCACCCCTCTACGCGTGAAAGCTTGACCACACTGAAAGACTTGCGTGTGCAAGGAGGCAAAACATTAAGCATGGTTAGTTTAGCTGATTAACTAAGCTAACTCGAGTTGGGTTGGACTTTTCCCAGTCTCGGTTTAGACGACAGTTGTGACTTTGACCTGCCGTACGTCAGCGGGTCGTCATGGCACATGTGTCAATCGAGCTCCTCGTGGGCCCCACATATCTACATTCTATACACGCCTCAACGGCTGAGATCGATAGCCCGTAGGTCAGTCATCAGATTTTTTTTTCCCGAATTTATTTTTTGAGGTTTTTTTTTCCAGAATGCAGTCACCAGTTAATTAATCACGGTAAGGAACACGGTACATGTGCACTCGAACATGTTAGTCAGAGGACAAATTAAGGAGCTGATACCTTATCTTTTAAAAGATGAACAAATTACAGGCGGCGGGCGTGGCTAAAGAAAGAGACACATTTATTTGAGAAAACAACATGTGATCAATTAGGAGCGGCGACTTGACCAGTGGTAGTAGTACTATAGTACAGTAGATGCATGCATGGTGGTGGTTGCAGTCCCCAACTTTGCTTCCGAGACAAGCTAAGGCGAGGCGTCCAATCTAGGAGGAGGAAAAGATTCCTCGCTATCAACTCGTTGCCGCTGCACTACACTACGCACCGAAAGCTGAAACTATTTACATGCCTTCCGTTTCACATGCACCTAATCAACTGTAGCTGAACCTGTAAAGTGGTGTGGCgtggctactattacaactactaattACTGTCTTAATCAGCTGGCCTTTGCTTCATCGCACGCCCTCTCTACGGCAAGGCCAGCAAAAATTAACCTTTGGAACAGCAACAACGTCGTCGTCTTCGCAGAGCGGAGAAAGCAAAGCTTGCTGTTCTCGCTGGCTCTCTGATTAAGTGTACCTTGATTGATCAACGGGGTATAGGGGTGGAGTGGTGAGGGGATCATCCGAAGTTGTAGCCATTGGGGGTGTTAGTGGAGGCCGGCCGGGGCAGCATCTGCGCCGCCTGTATGCTCTGCAGCAGCAGTCTGTCCTCCGCCGACGACTCGAACCCGTGCAGGaacgacatgtccgcgccgccgccgccgtagtcggcgtactgttgctgctgctgcggcCGGAACAGCTGGCTctgctgatgctgctgctgctgctgcagggaCGACGTGGCGGCGGACGGGCGGTGGTGGCCGAGGTGGTCGAACGACATCACGGCCGAGCTCGGCGACGGGCGCACCGGCATGCCGCCGCCGAGGCCGTAgtcgccaccgcccgcgccgaagCTGATCACGggcccgccgcccgcgccggccgGGCCGTAGGGGCCGGAGGGGATGCCGGTGAACTGCTGCACCATGGCGCGGAAGTTGGTGGTGTCGGTGTTGAGCAGCGTGACGGGCGCCCGCCGCGAGGCGCGGGACCTCCGCCGCGCCGGCTTGCCGACGCGGCCCCCCTCGACCCCGGGCGCCGACCTCGTGGGGCTCCCGCCGCCCGAGCCCCCCGACGTCGGGCTCGACACCGTCACCACGCtgccctccgccgccgcggccccatTGCCGCCGACGCCGTAGATGCCCGCCCAGTGGCCCATGTTCGCGCCGGTGTCGCCCATGGCACGCAGTAGCACTGACCGCAGTAGGAAGGGGGAGTAGAGTTCTCGAGCCGGACGGGGAAGGCGGCTACTTATAGGAGACCCGCGACGAGTCAAAGGGGGTGCTCGGGGAGACAGCCCACCGTTGGATGGAGAGGACGGGTGATCGGACGGTCAGGGTGGGTGTGGGGTCGCCTTCTGGAACGTGGCTGACCCGCGCAGTTTGCGCGAAGCGTCGCGCCCGAGGTGGCGGCCCACTGGCGAACGGGTCGTTGGCGCGGGGCCCGCCCGCCCGCACCAGCGAGCCCCCGGCGATGGCGCCGTTAACTCGAGGCAGCTGAGCCGATTCCtacctcccctcctctctctctctctctaaaaggaaaaaaaggatgTTTGAATCGGGTCGCCTGCGCCGGCTTGCGTTACGGAGTGGCGTCGCTGTTGGTGGCGCGCCGGTGGCCTGCCACGGTCGGGCTCGCCGCGGGCGCGAGCAAGCTAGGGTTCCACGACCGCCGATCAGCCGGTGCACTGCAAACACGCGCGGCGCCGCCGTGTGTAGTGCACGTCCACTTGGGCCGAGCGTGCCGAATCGAGCACGCGCGTGGACGATCTCTGTCTCTTGTGAACGAGATCCGCGGGACGCAAAGATTTAGCCGGCAAACAGTGGTCGCTTTTCACGCTCCGTCGATGGGATGTCCGCGCTTTACACAACATGCGTTCTTTTCATCTTTTTTTACGTGTGTGAACCGGCCTGGCCGGGGTGCGAAGGAAGAAGAGACGAGGGAATATCGTGGCACGCAGGCAAAGCGAGGACGGTCGACCGGTGCAGCTAGCCGCGAAGCTTCGACCAACTAAAGGCCAAAGCCGACGGACGGCGACGTGCATGGCGGGACGTGCGCTGAAGCTGAGGCTAGCTAGCACcactgtgggtgtgtgtgtgtgcgcgcgcgctgtGGCGTTCATCGGCACGCACGTGCACCTTTGATCGGATCCCACTTGGACGACAAGGAATGTGCATGTCCACACTACACGGGCGGCCGGTGGATCGCGGGGAGGGAATGCTATGTCTTTTACTCCGCCCCGCTGGTTCAACAGAACactcataattttattttattttcattatttTCGCGTTTCAGGGGACTTTCCGGGAACAAAAACTCCATCTCCATAACAATGCTCGGGTAACTTAGGGGGAACAGGCTAAAACCATAGGCCAAGGGCATGAACTCTACCCACTGACTATTACTAAACGGGGAAGCAAGCAAACAAATTCACCTTCAACTCACCAAGCACATTGTGACACACCAATAAATGACAACAAAATAGTCCCCACACGCGTCGTGGCATCCTCACACCCTCCATTAAATGAGCCAGATCCGGCGTGGCCATCCCAAGGAGGGGGTGAAGACCTCAACAGGCTTCCGAGGAAGcacatactacctccgtccggaatTATAGGTCCAGCTAGCCAATGTTGGTTGTACGGGATTAAAAGGCCGGCTTGCATTATTAGCGCTGCTGGTTCACGAGACGATTGGCCAAGGCGCTGCATGCAGGAAGGGGATTAAAAGTACTGTGCTGCATGCAGACTATTCATTGGGTGCATGCATGTAGAGGAGACTCCCGattatacctggccatacctcgggccgggccTAGTCAAGCCCGATGCAAAAAACCCAGGCCAGAGCCCGGCCCGGCTCGACCGTCAGGCCTGTTTTttgagcccgagcccggcccaaacttgtaaaagcccgtcgggcttcgAGCCGGCCCGGCCCGTCCTTCAGGAAAACACAAAAACGATGGGTCCGGGCCCGGCCTggcccggccttcgggctcaaaatctaggcccgagcctgGCTCGGGAGTGGCGTCGGGCCGGGCCAGGTCGGGCTTTTTCGGGTCGGGCcgttcgggccgggctgcccatggccagaaCTACTCCCGTTGCAGCTTTTTGTGAGAAGATCGAAGGATCGGGCAAGTGCCTTGGTCCACCTGCGGTGGCTCTCCGGTCTTGTAATCCCGGACGGAGGTACTAAGACACAATGACCATGCACCTATCATCCTCACACATGCATTTGTCTTGTTAGTTTGAGAAAAGAATGTGGCAAAAGACATCACAAGATTAGAAGTAAATGGTAAAATATGACAAGAACTTTTAAATGTGGTACCCGTTGGCATAAGCCGTGGCTTGATGAGTTGATTGTGAAAGATGCAATTTACTCAAAGAAAAGACTTATGCAAAAAAAAAAATGAGAGTTAAGAGTGCACATTTAACCGAACTTGTGTGAGCATATGACCCTTGCTAGGTAAGCCAATTTTAAAACGTCTTGAACTTCTAAACTTGTATCGACGTGACTATATAAGCCCCAATTGATTCATTTTTTCTCATGTAAGTCAATTTTGCCACTCGTTGGATGGGCACCCATTCTTTTCCCTAAAGACCCTCCTTTTCTACTTCCTCTTCCAGTAGCTTGCCTCCATGCCTCTTCTTCGGCTCCGAGGTCTCGCCTTGCTACCACTCGATGCACTGCCCCTACCCCCGACGAGGTCCGCATAATCCGAGCGGGGATAAACAACTAAAAGCCCTCCTCCTCCACACGCAACGGTCAAGCCCCCGCCCCATGCCGTCTCCATTTACGACTCATTCCCTGCCTAGCCTCGAAGTTCCGCCTTGCCTCCCTTCCTTCTGCCTGAAAATCGACTTAAAACCAAATGTTTTTTTATGGTGACCTGCACCAATTCAAGTTTGCGACGCCTTACAAATAGCAAACGTGAGCTTGTATACGACGCCAAACATGAGTTTGCGGACAGAGCCCAAACTCCCAACATGTTTGTGTAAAAGACAACAGTGCATAGAAGTCTGCTTGGTTGCCCTGGCCGGTCAACAAGGTTTGGTGCGGCCAAAAACGACAGGCTTTTGGCATCTTTACGAGTAGTATTTTTATTTTTGATCGCCTGAGTTTGCACGGCTCTGACTAGTTGAAGGTCAAAGGAAATTAGACCCTCTCTAGTGGTTGGTGGTTTCAGTTGGTTCAACGCGATCGTGACTGCCCAGCACATATGGGATGCATATACAAAAAAAGAAGTTAATTGGCAACGTGTATAAAACATCCTACTACCTGGCCACATGTACGTGTTGTCATGTTTTTGGGTACAATcctctaattaatttagttaatacgTGTAGGcgtcgagagagggagagaaataATCGAAGAATATGCAGGATGAAGCTCTGCATGCCCtggctcggctcggctcggcttAGGTGGCGGCTGGGCACATAAGCCGACGGACCGGCGACGTATACGTATGAGCTGACGTGATGGCACGAGTCAAGGAGTTGACTCGATAGTCTTTCCTCGCAATATTCTACTGCTAGCACAGAAGACGGGACTACTAGCGTTCTCAATCAACACTTTGATCACTGTTATTAAGTAACATTGTTTTAGTTTAAATTTAAACTAAAACAGCATCACTTATACCATTTCCAAAAGGAGCGAGTACATGGTTATGGCATTGGAGTTTGCAGTCTACCGGCTCTACTCCAGAATGAAATATACGACCACCACTGTTTCACTTCAAGCTTTATATTGGCCTAACAACAAAAGGAACAAGCTTTCTTTTTTAGGGTAGAACAAGCTTAATCTTCGTGACACAAGACCGTCCCTTTTAATCCACATCATTCAAGCCCTCTTTTTCGTCTGTATGATTTGGATTTTGTGAGTATACATTCCAGTATGTATATCCCACTAGCACGAAAAAGCTGTAGTATGTCGAAGTCGAGTGAAGATCGCACCATCTCGCGCCCGCGTGTCCGGTTCCTCGGAGAAAACGACCCGTCGCATTGCCGTTTTACCACATGTGGGTTTAGGACAAACGCAAGAAAATCCAGAGGATGGCGAAAGGATAAGGGTTCGGTTAGGTTAGGATCTGGTGCGGGGCGGGCCCCTCGACCAGGAACCTGGTTGACCTTTCAACCCTTGATTGGCGGGGAGGAAGGAGGCAAGGAACCGGTCAGGATGGCTCACTGGCTAGCTAACTTAACTGCCCCCAACTTCTTCAGTCTCTGCGTACTCAGTGCAGTCTGCCGGAGTCTGAGGCTAGAGCATCCAAGCAAGTATAAGTAAAAGAGTAGAGTGGTTGCTTAGCGTACACGTTGAAAGGCTACGCGCCCTACGATCGGGCCCCGTTGAAAGTTCAAGTCGCACTTGTGCGGCCGCATGGATTTTCAACAATTCCATTCGTGCATGTGCGTATATATAATGTCGTGTGTTGATCCACAGGTCTAAGCCCGTGCCTGGACGTTTCTGAATGGGGTCCGTCCAAGGGTCCTCTTAACCAGGCAACCGGCAAAGGAGGAACATTTCCTTTTTGAATGTTTTGACGACTTGCTGGCCACGGTTGCCGCCCGGTAGAAACGTTTTACTATAAAAAGGCACCAGTGAAAGGTCGTGCTGTATCATTCTTCGAAACTGTGTTCTGCATGTTTGGATTCTTCGAAACTTTTGGCTCAAAATTCCATTAGGAAAAAAAAGGATGTACGAAATTCCGAATGAACAACGTGTCttcagtaaaaagaaaagaaacataTAGTCTTTCTCAAGTACGATACCGCGTAACTTTTGCATACATAGTCAAACTGTCAAAGGGGCAAACTTTGCTTAATTACTAGAGTAGAATTTGAGTTCCATAGACTTAGGGTGCAAGCATACCATGATGTGCGAGTAACACGGTAGACAGACGTCACGCTGAGGTTGAAAACCCACTTGACTTATGTTTTACAGAAATCAAGTTCACAGAACCCAAACCAATCCTCAAACTGAAATCTGCAACATCTGGAAATCGCAGACTGAAGAAGATAATGTTTCTTACATCTGCTTCTGAATCTTTACCATCTTTGCTGTTGCTACATTCATCACGAAATATAATTCCATACATATAAAAAGACGCGACCTTGATGTTTTTTCACAGGCCTAGAGTAATCGTATCAAGTCGACTGGAGGTGATTCAAGAAAAGAAGCAAGAGCAGAGGTAGATTAGGCTTTCGTTGTCTGAGAAGATCTGTTTACCATGTATACAGCTCGCGAGACAGCGAATTCGCTGACCGCGCAAGGTCGCTGAAACGTGCTGTCTTGGCTCCAACTAATGCAACATCAACAGCAAAAATTCTAACTAAAAAAACCCAGCAAAATTTCAGCCTGACCACAGAGGTTTTTCACCATCACAAGAACCACACACATATATGAATATCGTATATATAATAATGATAACAAAATGTGGAATAGTACAAAACATCAAGGCATCAATGGATGAAAAAAAGTAGGAGTAGCTTACTTGCCCCAATCGCTATCGGCGGCGATTTATTTTGAATTTAATTCTGTGGGCTTCTTGTTTCCTGCACAGCATGCATCCCACCGCCACACGGCACAACAGCGATGACTGAAACCTACCTCTGCTTCCATGCCAACAGGTATCCAATCGCACGTCGCCACGGCACAGATCAGGTGATCTGGGTTCACAAGAAACCGGACACCTGGGTGAGGCATCTCCATCACAATAATCTGGTCAATTTGGCATGGAGTGTACTACTGTAATTCTGTttggatgcatgcatgcacgcagcaCCCAGCATTTGCTGCCATATGTTTCAGATGATGGTTGTGCACAGAATTGATGCCCCTAAAGCTCCCAAGAGATATAACCATGTACATGAACCTGCTTTACCCAGCTAAAGCATGCAGACGACGCAAGAAGTCAACAATAAGCAAAGCTTTTTGGTGCAAAGTTATGCCCGCTGATCAAGTCCTTTTCCTCAGCCTGCACCACAACCCGTTCTTTGTGTGAATTGTCGCGCCCGTCACCATCTCTACTTCATTGGGCGAGCCTCGCAGCTCCACGTCAAACTTTTGCAATAGCAGGGCCAAGGCCACTGTTGACTCCAGGAGCGCAAATTGGTCTCCCACGCATTTGCGTGGTCCTCCGCCGAAGGGGAGGAAAGCAAAGTCTGCTATAATCTGGCAAATGAAGTTTGATGAGGTCTTAGTTTCTTCAAGAAAGAAAGAGATCTATCAGTAGGATAGAATGACGAGACCAATGTTCAGGTATACCTCGTTGGGATACATCGCGCCAGGACTCCGGTCAGGATCAAACCCAGCCCACCCTTCTATGTTCTCATCCTTCTTTGGAACTGTAAACCTCTCGGGTTCAAACTCATTTGGCCTATCCCAAAAGTATGGGGACCTATGGAGATTGTATATCTGCAGTGCCAGCATTTTCACATAAGACAAACTTCTCAAGGAGAACAGAATAAAGTTTGGAGTCGATCATGAAGGTAACTTATATTGGTACCAAAACTATGAATATCTGAAAGAAAGAACCAGCTTAAATTTGCCAATTCCCCATCTTACCGAAAGAAATATATCGGTTCCTGCTGGTATTTCGTATCCCTCTTTCGCTCCGTTGTACCCACCTATGAAtttgtgtgaattaattttaataacACAAGTCAGGTATCACATCGCATGCCCTTTGATATCTGGCACATGTTTTTCTGATTGTTGGGAGAAAGCTGTGTGTGTTAAAGAGAAGATGGAACCTGGCAATTTATCAGGTCGGAGAGAGCGCCTGATTAACAATGGTGGTTGAGGATACAAGCGAAGAGCTTCAACAATGATTAATCTTATGTACCTAGAGCACATCATGAATGCAGTATGTGAAATTTAGAAACATTTATGGAGCATTAATACAGTAAAACTCTTACTAACACATGGTAAGAAAACGCTAGTGATTTTGCAAGCATATAATATGCAAACtatatgatgattttttttaaattgacaCCTGAAAAAAATAGTGAATAGAAGAATCAAACATAGTTCAATTTACAAGAAATGGTAACATAAGTAACATACTCCAATTTCTTGAGCTTTTCCGCAGTGATTACCCCATCGATCAGTACAGAATCAATCTCTGCCTGGGCTTTTCTCATCTTCGTGGGATTCTGTATCAACATACAGTATATTGTATGATTTCACAATTTAATGTTAGTTATCTGTTCATGTCGGTtaaaatgtgtacctgggccagtaGAAAAATAGACCATGTCAGAACAGCCGCAGTTGTTTCATGTCCGGCGATAAGCATTGTCATAAGATCATCCCGAAGCTATCACAAACCAAGAAATTTGTCAATTTATTTGCCTGATTCAAGTAGAAATACAAAGTAAAACTTCGAAGGGTATTACAACATTGGAAACTCCCTGTGCTGGAAGAAATAAATGGTGCAATGAACAAGTTATAGATGTTCCATTCATACCAAATTAAACATTACATGGGCGATTTACCTGGCGGTCGTCAACATCAGCTCCCCGCATGTCAACAAGGAACCTCAGTAAGCTGGCATCCTACAAATATAATGGCAACATTACGAACTGCCAAACTACCATAGTTATTTTATAAAGCAACCTGATAAGACCAGCATGACCCAACAAAATCAGGGGTAATAGGAACCAACCTTCAATGATGAGTAGTCTCTCTGCTGGAGTTTTTCCACATCAGCTTCCTATAAAAAGCAATGTTGAATTTAGTACAAGTTCCAGAAAAAGGCACCATGCATGACTAAATTTTTTGTTGGCACGAACCTGTCTTGTTTCTTTTGCATTTTTAATAAGATCATCAAGGCAATCATTGATAACCTTGAGGTCGCTGCGGAACTTCCGCTGTCTTGGCACTATCCATTGAGTTAAAGGAAGATTCCAGTAAGGGATGTAAAAGGTGGATCGATGCTCAGCTTCAAAAAGAGTACCATATACTGCCTGCACAATAGACATAGAAACCCCCCAAAGAAGGGCCGACAAAATAAGCAGAAGAGCATTAGTCATGTCTATTCAtcctaaacatgcaagatgagtactCTTCTGTACTTTAACTCAATTTTGAAAACCAGAACAGATGCACTTCTCATGAACAAATTATCATCAGATAGTATAACTACGTAGATATTACACCAACCTTGATTACAGGAGATTCCTTATTAACAGAGTCAAAATCAAAATTGAACACTCCCAAGCCAATTATGTCGAGAGCCAAATTGGAGAATTCCTCTTCAAGGTTCACTATGGTAGATTTGTCACCATGGTCTCCCTTTTCAATAAGTGCTTCAAGTTTCAATATGGTTCTCTCTGAACATTTGTTAAATACTCTCACCATAGCTTCTATGAATAAGGCATGGAACCCAGGAGTTATAACTGCAGAACACACAGAATGGATAAGTTGCACCATTACAAAATGCAGTGGTTAAGCCACGGTCAAGCTTGTGCGGTCATCTGACCACACAAGATTTTGGCAGAACCCTTAGATTCTAGTAAAAAATATGCAAAAGCTAGTATAAAAGTTGCAAACACACATGTATCTGATATCACAAGTTTAAATTGACACCATATGCTTGTTTTCTTGGCACCGCCACTGACAAAATGTTTTGTGAATGCAAACACGAGGTAGGTTCACGTAGGCTCTGCAATAGTTTAATTATGTTGAAAAGTTGCGCCATAAGGTAGTTCCCATTTATGATAATATTTCATAAACCATGCTAGTTGACTCAAAGTCCAAAGAAGCGCTAGGAGCCTAGGACCAATTAGCAGGACTGGAGCTACTATCATAAAGCATACACAGGTAATCTCTATTTTTGAAAGATAAGTTAACCTTTGGTTGTTAGGTCGAAAAAAACATGAACAGGATAGTGGATTCATATCAATGGACAACAGTCAATCAGCTTCTATTGACTAGCAGGAACTTATACTGGTGTACAGAACATGAAGTATGAATGCACTCAAGGAAGCCTTAGAAGTGCAAATATGATTCAAAATCCGACCTTCTAACCTTTTCTCCTTTGCTTCCAGGTATCAAGGTCAGCAGGTATAAGACCCTTCCCCATTATTGGTTCTAGAATTTCAGCGAGAACTCCCTGATTTCAAGTAGAAAAGTATGTAAGAAGTAAGCTACTAGATCAATCCAGCAGTTATTCCTTACATGTATTCTTTTTTTTCCAGGGATTTTCCTTACATGTATTTAATACTGTTATATGCACAGTTCAGTCACGGGAAAACAACatatgctacaaataagttgccaaCCATTATAGTCCGAGCTTATCTAGAGTTTCAGATGATCTGTGTACTCATTTACATATGTTCACACAGTATGTATTAGAAAGCATACCTTATCATAACAGAAAGCATTTTCTCGCAGGATGTATCTAGCAACAATTGGATCAGAGACGACAACAAATGATTTGGGTCCAAAAGCAAGTTTGTAGACAGAACCGTGCTGCAAGGATAACAGGATATGTTAGCATAGCATGAGTTTTCCTCATGGTTGCTTGATTATGAACCTAACAATAAGGTAGTTACAATCAAATGAAATTCTACCATATGACAGCAGCACAACTCGATCAAAAAGACCAGACATAAACTATTAGTATTCACTTTGTGATGCTCCTGCTACTAGCGCTTTTCTTTTTATCTCGGCATGCAGCTCGTAAAGGCataatttttcacttttatatgcaAGTGCAGTATTTCTGAATAGGGCTGTGAGAGGCCACATGTTATATGACTTGCATGGTGCATACAAATATGCCAAATCGAGAAGTTCATTTTAATGTTGATGAACACCCTCTTAAATGATGTTATGCGATTTTTTAAGCTGAAGGTGAGACGTCAACGAACAGAAGGTTTTCTGAGAGGGTATGATTAGCAATGTACACTGCATATAAGGAGACTTGATGAAAAAAATCAATGGCATGATTCAAATAAATATGGTTTGAACATGGAGTTAGAAAATGGCAATCAGATTATTACCATGCAGGTG from Triticum dicoccoides isolate Atlit2015 ecotype Zavitan chromosome 6A, WEW_v2.0, whole genome shotgun sequence encodes:
- the LOC119316351 gene encoding neurogenic locus Notch protein-like, encoding MGDTGANMGHWAGIYGVGGNGAAAAEGSVVTVSSPTSGGSGGGSPTRSAPGVEGGRVGKPARRRSRASRRAPVTLLNTDTTNFRAMVQQFTGIPSGPYGPAGAGGGPVISFGAGGGDYGLGGGMPVRPSPSSAVMSFDHLGHHRPSAATSSLQQQQQHQQSQLFRPQQQQQYADYGGGGADMSFLHGFESSAEDRLLLQSIQAAQMLPRPASTNTPNGYNFG
- the LOC119316352 gene encoding cytochrome P450 97B2, chloroplastic-like isoform X2 — encoded protein: MTTCMHGSVYKLAFGPKSFVVVSDPIVARYILRENAFCYDKGVLAEILEPIMGKGLIPADLDTWKQRRKVITPGFHALFIEAMVRVFNKCSERTILKLEALIEKGDHGDKSTIVNLEEEFSNLALDIIGLGVFNFDFDSVNKESPVIKAVYGTLFEAEHRSTFYIPYWNLPLTQWIVPRQRKFRSDLKVINDCLDDLIKNAKETRQEADVEKLQQRDYSSLKDASLLRFLVDMRGADVDDRQLRDDLMTMLIAGHETTAAVLTWSIFLLAQNPTKMRKAQAEIDSVLIDGVITAEKLKKLEYIRLIIVEALRLYPQPPLLIRRSLRPDKLPGGYNGAKEGYEIPAGTDIFLSIYNLHRSPYFWDRPNEFEPERFTVPKKDENIEGWAGFDPDRSPGAMYPNEIIADFAFLPFGGGPRKCVGDQFALLESTVALALLLQKFDVELRGSPNEVEMVTGATIHTKNGLWCRLRKRT
- the LOC119316352 gene encoding cytochrome P450 97B2, chloroplastic-like isoform X1 → MAMSAATAATLLPRSSTGTHRLASSYPSSSAAHGRSRLLPVRCQSPGVDKTTKPKRNLFDNASNLLTNLLAGGNLKNMPVAEGAVTDLFDRPLFYSLYDWFLEHGSVYKLAFGPKSFVVVSDPIVARYILRENAFCYDKGVLAEILEPIMGKGLIPADLDTWKQRRKVITPGFHALFIEAMVRVFNKCSERTILKLEALIEKGDHGDKSTIVNLEEEFSNLALDIIGLGVFNFDFDSVNKESPVIKAVYGTLFEAEHRSTFYIPYWNLPLTQWIVPRQRKFRSDLKVINDCLDDLIKNAKETRQEADVEKLQQRDYSSLKDASLLRFLVDMRGADVDDRQLRDDLMTMLIAGHETTAAVLTWSIFLLAQNPTKMRKAQAEIDSVLIDGVITAEKLKKLEYIRLIIVEALRLYPQPPLLIRRSLRPDKLPGGYNGAKEGYEIPAGTDIFLSIYNLHRSPYFWDRPNEFEPERFTVPKKDENIEGWAGFDPDRSPGAMYPNEIIADFAFLPFGGGPRKCVGDQFALLESTVALALLLQKFDVELRGSPNEVEMVTGATIHTKNGLWCRLRKRT